One region of Zingiber officinale cultivar Zhangliang chromosome 7B, Zo_v1.1, whole genome shotgun sequence genomic DNA includes:
- the LOC122005228 gene encoding asparagine synthetase [glutamine-hydrolyzing]-like, which translates to MCGILAVLGCSDESQAKRVRVLELSRRLKHRGPDWSGLHQFGDCYLAHQRLAIIDPASGDQPLYNEDKSIVVTVNGEIYNHEELRKLLPNHKFRTGSDCEVIAHLYEEHGEGFVDMLDGIFSFVLLDTRDNSYLAARDAIGITPLYIGWGLDGSVWISSEMKGLNDDCEHFEVFPPGHLYSSKEGSYKRWYNPPWFSEAIPSVPYDPLVLREAFEKAVIKRLMTDVPFGVLLSGGLDSSLVAAVTARHLAGTKAAEQWGTQLHSFCVGLEGSPDLKAAREVADYLGTVHHEFHFTVQDGIDAIEEVIYHIETYDVTTIRASTPMFLMSRKIKALGVKMVISGEGSDEIFGGYLYFHKAPNKEELHKETCRKIKALHQYDCLRANKATSAWGLEARVPFLDKEFIDVSMNIDPESKMIKPDLGRIEKWVLRKAFDDEENPYLPKHILYRQKEQFSDGVGYSWIDGLKAHSAEHVSNKMMQNAKNIYPHNTPTTKEAYYYRMIFERFFPQNSARLTVPGGPSVACSTAKAIEWDAQWSKNLDPSGRAALGVHVSAYDPTVPSSIAAGTNPALLINKKQRMMEVKAPELTISS; encoded by the exons ATGTGTGGGATACTCGCAGTGCTGGGTTGCTCAGATGAATCTCAGGCCAAAAGGGTCCGAGTCCTTGAGCTTTCTCGCAG GTTGAAGCATAGAGGTCCAGATTGGAGTGGGCTGCACCAGTTTGGCGACTGCTACTTGGCACACCAGAGGCTGGCCATTATCGATCCTGCCTCAGGAGACCAGCCTTTGTATAACGAGGATAAGAGCATAGTCGTTACG GTGAACGGAGAGATCTACAACCATGAAGAGCTGAGGAAACTCTTGCCTAATCACAAATTTAGAACGGGCAGCGACTGCGAAGTTATTGCCCATCTG TATGAGGAGCATGGCGAAGGATTTGTCGATATGTTGGACGGAATATTCTCATTTGTGTTGCTAGACACGCGCGACAACAGCTACCTTGCTGCTCGAGATGCAATTGGAATCACTCCTCTTTACATTGGATGGGGACTTGATG GATCTGTTTGGATATCGTCCGAGATGAAAGGATTGAATGATGACTGTGAGCACTTTGAGGTGTTTCCTCCTGGCCACTTGTACTCCAGCAAAGAAGGCAGCTACAAGAGATGGTACAACCCACCCTGGTTCTCTGAGGCAATTCCTTCAGTGCCTTATGATCCCCTTGTCCTCAGAGAAGCATTCGAGAAG GCTGTGATCAAAAGGCTTATGACTGACGTTCCGTTTGGAGTGTTGCTATCCGGCGGCCTTGATTCATCACTCGTTGCGGCGGTGACTGCTCGTCACTTGGCCGGCACAAAAGCCGCAGAGCAGTGGGGAACTCAGCTCCACTCCTTCTGTGTTGGCTTAGAG GGCTCACCGGATTTGAAGGCAGCAAGGGAGGTCGCAGATTATTTAGGAACAGTTCACCATGAGTTCCACTTCACTGTTCAG GATGGTATTGATGCTATAGAGGAAGTGATCTACCATATAGAAACATACGACGTGACCACAATTCGGGCCAGTACACCGATGTTCCTCATGTCTCGGAAGATCAAGGCACTAGGAGTGAAGATGGTGATCTCCGGTGAGGGTTCAGATGAGATTTTTGGAGGATACTTGTATTTTCACAAGGCACCAAACAAGGAAGAACTACACAAGGAGACTTGTCGCAAG ATAAAAGCTCTGCATCAATATGACTGCCTGAGAGCTAATAAAGCAACATCAGCATGGGGTTTAGAAGCTCGGGTGCCGTTCTTGGATAAGGAGTTTATCGATGTCTCAATGAATATCGATCCTGAATCAAAAATG ATCAAGCCTGATCTCGGTCGGATTGAAAAGTGGGTGTTGAGGAAGGCCTTCGATGACGAGGAGAACCCCTACCTGCCAAAG CATATTCTTTATAGGCAGAAGGAGCAATTCAGTGATGGTGTTGGTTATAGCTGGATTGATGGACTGAAGGCTCATTCTGCAGAACAT GTGTCTAACAAAATGATGCAAAATGCAAAGAACATATATCCACACAACACGCCAACCACAAAAGAAGCCTACTACTACAGAATGATCTTTGAAAGGTTCTTCCCACAG AACTCTGCAAGGTTGACTGTGCCTGGGGGTCCTAGTGTGGCTTGTAGCACCGCAAAGGCGATCGAGTGGGACGCGCAGTGGTCGAAGAATCTTGATCCCTCGGGCAGAGCTGCGCTCGGGGTCCATGTTTCGGCATACGATCCCACCGTGCCATCTTCGATCGCAGCTGGAACCAATCCTGCATTGCTGATCAACAAGAAGCAGAGGATGATGGAAGTGAAGGCCCCAGAGCTCACTATAAGTTCCTAG